The Nitrososphaerales archaeon DNA window GCTGAAGTCAAGGAGCATGGGTGTCAGGGACATAATACTGAGCGGAGACTTCCCGTTCCTCGCGAGCGCGTTCGCCGAAGACGAAGACGTCGCGGCGATTAAGGAGCACGAGGAGGAGATCGCGACTAGGCTTAGGAACGCGACAGGGTCGAAGAGCGCGGCCCTGGAGGACATAGCCAACCTCGGAGCTGACATAATCGGGGCATCGCTCGAGGGAATAGTCGCCCACCCGAAGGACCTTGCGCAGAGGCTCATAGTCGAAGCACAGTACTGGATGAGGTTCCTTGGCGGTTCCGTGCCTGGGATGAGCTTCCTCAGCGGCTCGGCCCCAGAGTGAGCTCTACCTGTAGTACGGGACTGCGACCTTCTCCATCGGCTTGCCTTCTCTGGAGGAGCGGACCTTCTTTATTGCCTCCATGAAGTGCTCCATCTCCACGACCGCCTCTTCCACGTGCTTCGTGGCGTCGTCTGGTTTCGGATACTTCGAGATGAACTTCTGCAGGACTATGGAAACCGCAGTGTTGGTGAGGGATGACATGTCGGCACCGCTGAAGCCCTCTGTCATGTCTACTATCCTGTCTATGTCCACATCCTTGGTCACTGGCACGCCCTTCATGTGGATCTTCAGGATCTCCCTCCTTGCCTCTTTGTCAGGGAGGGGTATCTGGATCAGCTTGTCGAACCTCCCCGCCCTCAGCAGCGCAGGGTCGACCATGTCTATCCTGTTTGTGGCTGCGAGCACGACGACTCCTTGGAGGCTCTGGATTCCGTCAAGTTCCGTGAGTAGTTGGCTGACTACCCTCTCCGTCACCATGCTGTCTCCCCCCATTCCCCTCGTCGGGGCAATGGCGTCCACCTCGTCGAAGAAGATCACGCAAGGCGACGCTTGGCGGGCTCTCCGGAATACCTCCCTGATTCCTCTCTCGGACTCGCCTACCCACTTGCTGAGCAGCTCAGGTCCGCGGACGCTGATGAAGTTCGCCTCGCTCTCCGTGGCTACTGCCTTTGCGAGCAGCGTCTTCCCTGTGCCCGACGGGCCGAAGAGCAGTATCCCCCTCGGCATGGTGTACCCAATCTTGTCGTAAAGGTTCGGGTACTTCAGCGGCCATTCGACGGCCTCCTGAAGCTCCTTCTTCACTGTCTCGAGGCCGCCGATTTCGCTCCACTGGACGTCAGGAGTCTCCAAATAGACCTCCCTCATAGCGGAAGGCATCACGTCCTTCAGCGCGTCCTCGAAGTCGACCATCGTGACTATCAGCTTATCCAGCGTCTCGGGGCTGAGCCTGTCCTCCTTGAGCCTGATGTCAGGGAGGTTCCTCCTCAGCGTCTTCATCGCTGCCTCCTTGCAGAGGCCCTCCAGGTCTGCGCCAACGAATCCGTGGGAGACGGCAGCTAACCTCTCTAGGTCCACCACCTTGTCCGAACTGACGTTCTTTTCGCCGTCGATGTTCTGGACGAGGGGCATGTGCCTCGTGTGGATTTGGAGAATCTCAAGCCTTCCCTTCTTGTCCGGCACCTTGATCTCAATCTCCCTGTCGAACCTTCCCGGCCTCCTCAGCGCAGGGTCAATAGCGTTCGGCCTGTTGGTCGCTGCGATGACTATCACCTTGCCCCTCGCTTCCAGTCCGTCCATCAGTGACAGGAGTTGGCTTACGACCCTCCTCTCAACTTCGCCTGTGACTTCCTCCCTTTTCGGCGCTATCGAGTCGATCTCGTCGATGAAGATTATTGTCGGCGCCTTCTCCCTCGCCTCCTTGAATATCTCCCTCAGCCTCGCCTCGGACTCTCCGTAGAACTTGCTCATGATCTCGGGGCCACTGATCGGGATGAAGTGCGCGTTGCTCTCCGTGGCTACTGCCTTTGCGAGCAGCGTCTTCCCTGTGCCCGGGGGACCATACAGGAGCACTCCCTTTGGAGCCTCAACCCCGAGCTTCTCGAAGATTTCAGGGTGGCGGAGGGGAAGCTCGATCATCTCCCTCACCTTCTGTATCTCGTCCTTCAGCCCGCCGATGTCCTCGTAGGTGACCTGTGGGACTCCCCTCAGGGCCTCGCCCTTCTCGGAGATGACGAAGACGGTCCTCTGGGTGATTAACGCAGCGTCCGCGACCGGGCTGACGCCGACCACCTGGAATGTCAGTCGGCCTCCGAAGTAGGGAATCATTATGTTGTCGCCCTTGGTTACGGGCACGCTCTCGAGCGCGTCGGCCAGGTACCTCTCGTCGATCGGAGGCACTGCCTCGAGCGGTGCAACCACGACCTTCTCGGCGGGGGGCGCCTTCACCTTCTTGACCGCCACCACGTCGCCGATCGCGACACCCGCGTTGTTCCTGATCAGACCATCAATCCTGACTATGCCCCTGCCCTCGTCCGACGGGTAGAGCGGAAGGCACTTCGCGACTGTCCTTCGCTTTCCCTTTATCTCGATTACGTCGCCCGTCGAAGCGTCGAGAGCGTCCATGGCGTCATAATCTATCCTGGCCACGCCGCGCCCCACATCTCTGGTGTACGCTTCTAGGACCTTCAGTTGCACTTGTTGCTGGCTCACGCCCGAACCACTCTCAGACAACGTTAACCCTCCTTGAGCCCTTATTAGCCTTGTCCTTCAATGAGAACGAAATCTCAAGGACACCGTTCCTGTACTCTGCTTTGCCGGATTCTGGCTCAACCTGTGCCTTGAGTTGGATCTCGGCCCTGTACTTCCTCCCATCCCTCTCGGCCTTCAGCATGGCATTCCCGTCAGTGGCCGATATTTCGATGTCGCCCTTCTCGACGCCGGGCATGTCGAGCACGAGTCTGAGCACGCCATTCTTCAGGTCCAGCGCCTGTTCCGTGAGCGGAACCCTGTAGCCGTCCGCATGCTGAGGATTGTCGCCAAAGAACTGGACGCTCGGCTTGCCTTCTGGCCCCAAGCGCATCTGGAAACCAGCCATGAACGGTTTCGAGAAGATCTTAGACCCGGAGATACCCTCCCTGACTGCCTCCTGGATGTCCTTCTCGAACTCTTCGAAATACCTGTCGAGTTCGTCGAGCATGTC harbors:
- a CDS encoding CDC48 family AAA ATPase, translated to MSESGSGVSQQQVQLKVLEAYTRDVGRGVARIDYDAMDALDASTGDVIEIKGKRRTVAKCLPLYPSDEGRGIVRIDGLIRNNAGVAIGDVVAVKKVKAPPAEKVVVAPLEAVPPIDERYLADALESVPVTKGDNIMIPYFGGRLTFQVVGVSPVADAALITQRTVFVISEKGEALRGVPQVTYEDIGGLKDEIQKVREMIELPLRHPEIFEKLGVEAPKGVLLYGPPGTGKTLLAKAVATESNAHFIPISGPEIMSKFYGESEARLREIFKEAREKAPTIIFIDEIDSIAPKREEVTGEVERRVVSQLLSLMDGLEARGKVIVIAATNRPNAIDPALRRPGRFDREIEIKVPDKKGRLEILQIHTRHMPLVQNIDGEKNVSSDKVVDLERLAAVSHGFVGADLEGLCKEAAMKTLRRNLPDIRLKEDRLSPETLDKLIVTMVDFEDALKDVMPSAMREVYLETPDVQWSEIGGLETVKKELQEAVEWPLKYPNLYDKIGYTMPRGILLFGPSGTGKTLLAKAVATESEANFISVRGPELLSKWVGESERGIREVFRRARQASPCVIFFDEVDAIAPTRGMGGDSMVTERVVSQLLTELDGIQSLQGVVVLAATNRIDMVDPALLRAGRFDKLIQIPLPDKEARREILKIHMKGVPVTKDVDIDRIVDMTEGFSGADMSSLTNTAVSIVLQKFISKYPKPDDATKHVEEAVVEMEHFMEAIKKVRSSREGKPMEKVAVPYYR
- a CDS encoding Hsp20 family protein gives rise to the protein MSDDKRRNLRDMLDELDRYFEEFEKDIQEAVREGISGSKIFSKPFMAGFQMRLGPEGKPSVQFFGDNPQHADGYRVPLTEQALDLKNGVLRLVLDMPGVEKGDIEISATDGNAMLKAERDGRKYRAEIQLKAQVEPESGKAEYRNGVLEISFSLKDKANKGSRRVNVV